A DNA window from Canis lupus dingo isolate Sandy chromosome 2, ASM325472v2, whole genome shotgun sequence contains the following coding sequences:
- the ZBTB17 gene encoding zinc finger and BTB domain-containing protein 17 isoform X1, translating into MAAMDFPQHSQQVLEQLNQQRQLGLLCDCTFVVDGVDFKAHKAVLAACSEYFKMLFVDQKDVVHLDISNAAGLGQVLEFMYTAKLSLSSENVDDVLAVASFLQMQDIITACHALKSLAEPAASPGENTVASAVEGGDKRAKEEKAAATMLSELDPAGSNPPPGPGREPKEERGGQAESTASGAEQTEKADAPREPPPVEPKPDPTSSMAAAEAEGALSESSEQEMEVEPARKGEVREDEGAGAAEVKEEGPPLEKGEAPEESEESASTDSGQELGAEARGLRSGTYGDRTESKAYGSVIHKCEDCGKEFTHTGNFKRHIRIHTGEKPFSCRECSKAFSDPAACKAHEKTHSPLKPYGCEECGKSYRLISLLNLHKKRHSGEARYRCEDCGKLFTTSGNLKRHQLVHSGEKPYQCDYCGRSFSDPTSKMRHLETHDTDKEHKCPHCDKKFNQVGNLKAHLKIHIADGPLKCRECGKQFTTSGNLKRHLRIHSGEKPYVCIHCQRQFADPGALQRHVRIHTGEKPCQCVMCGKAFTQASSLIAHVRQHTGEKPYVCERCGKRFVQSSQLANHIRHHDNIRPHKCSVCSKAFVNVGDLSKHIIIHTGEKPYLCDKCGRGFNRVDNLRSHVKTVHQGKAGIKILEPEEGGEVSVVTVDDMVTLATEALAATAVTQLTVVPVGAAVTADETEVLKAEISKAVKQVQEEDPNTHILYACDSCGDKFLDANSLAQHVRIHTAQALVMFQTDADFYQQYGPGSAWPAGQVLQAGELVFRPRDGADGPPALAETPPAAPECPPPAE; encoded by the exons CCATGGATTTTCCCCAGCACAGCCAGCAGGTCCTGGAGCAGCTGAACCAGCAGCGGCAGCTGGGACTTCTGTGCGACTGCACTTTCGTGGTGGACGGCGTTGACTTCAAGGCCCATAAAGCAGTTCTGGCAGCCTGCAGCGAGTACTTCAAGATGCTCTTCGTGGACCAGAAGGATGTGGTGCACCTGGACATCAGTAACGCGGCAG GCTTGGGGCAGGTGCTGGAGTTCATGTACACGGCCAAGCTGAGCCTGAGCTCTGAGAACGTGGACGACGTGCTGGCCGTAGCCAGCTTCCTGCAGATGCAGGACATCATCACGGCCTGCCATGCCCTCAAGTCACTCGCTGAGCCGGCCGCCAGCCCTGGGGAGAATACGGTGGCCTCGGCCGTGGAAG GAGGAGACAAGAGAGCCAAAGAGGAGAAGGCAGCTGCTACCATGCTGAGTGAGCTGGACCCAGCCGGCAGCAATCCGCCCCCAGGCCcgggcagggagcccaaagaggaGCGGGGTGGCCAGGCCGAGAGCACGGCCAGCG GCGCAGAGCAGACGGAGAAGGCCGATGCCCCTCGGGAGCCGCCCCCCGTGGAGCCCAAGCCAGACCCCACGAGCAGCATGGCTGCTGCTGAGGCCGAGGGCGCCTTGTCGGAGAGCTCAGAGCAAG AGATGGAGGTGGAGCCGGCCAGGAAAGGGGAAGTGCGAGAGGATGAGGGCGCAGGGGCCGCCGAGGTCAAGGAAGAGGGGCCGCCGCTGGAGAAGGGGGAGGCCCCTGAGGAGAGCGAGGAGTCGGCCAGCACCGACTCGGGCCAGGAGCTGGGCGCTGAGGCCCGGGGCCTGCGCTCGGGCACCTACGGCGACCGCACGGAGTCCAAGGCCTACGGCTCCGTCATCCACAAGTGCGAG GACTGCGGCAAAGAGTTCACGCACACGGGCAACTTCAAGCGGCACATCCGCATCCACACGGGCGAGAAGCCCTTCTCGTGCCGGGAGTGCAGCAAGGCCTTCTCGGACCCGGCCGCGTGCAAGGCCCACGAGAAGACCCACAG CCCGCTGAAGCCGTACGGCTGCGAGGAGTGCGGCAAGAGCTACCGGCTCATCAGCCTGCTGAACCTGCACAAGAAGCGGCACTCGGGCGAGGCGCGCTACCGCTGCGAGGACTGCGGCAAGCTCTTCACCACGTCGGGCAACCTGAAGCGCCACCAGCTGGTGCACAGCGGCGAGAAGCCCTACCAGTGCGACTACTGTGGCCGCTCCTTCTCCGACCCCACGTCCAAGATGCGCCACCTGGAGACCCACGACACTGACAAGGAGCACAAGTGCCCTCACTGCGACAAGAAGTTCAACCAG GTGGGGAATCTGAAGGCCCATCTGAAGATCCACATCGCCGACGGGCCCCTCAAGTGCCGAGAGTGTGGGAAGCAGTTCACCACCTCAG GGAACCTCAAGCGGCACCTTCGGATCCACAGCGGGGAGAAGCCCTATGTGTGCATCCACTGCCAGCGGCAGTTTGCAGACCCCGGTGCCCTGCAGCGGCACGTCCGCATCCACACAG GCGAGAAGCCGTGCCAGTGTGTGATGTGCGGCAAGGCCTTTACCCAGGCCAGCTCCCTCATCGCGCATGTGCGCCAGCACACAGGGGAGAAGCCCTACGTCTGCGAGCGCTGCGGCAAGAG GTTCGTCCAGTCCAGCCAGTTGGCCAATCACATTCGTCACCATGACAACATTCGCCCTCACAAGTGCAGCGTGTGCAGCAAGGCCTTCGTGAATGTGGGGGACCTGTCCAAGCACATCATCATCCACACTG GAGAGAAGCCTTACCTGTGTGACAAGTGTGGCCGTGGCTTCAACCGGGTGGACAACCTGCGTTCCCATGTGAAGACCGTGCACCAGGGCAAGGCGGGCATCAAAATACTGGAGCCCGAGGAGGGTGGCGAGGTCAGCGTGGTCACTGTTGATGACATGGTCACGCTGGCGACCGAGGCACTGGCGGCAACAGCCGTCACTCAGCTCACAG TGGTCCCGGTGGGCGCCGCGGTAACCGCCGATGAGACGGAAGTACTCAAGGCTGAGATCAGCAAAGCAGTGAAGCAAGTAcaggaggaag ACCCCAACACCCACATCCTCTATGCCTGTGACTCCTGTGGGGACAAGTTCCTGGACGCCAACAGCCTTGCCCAGCACGTGCGGATCCACACGGCGCAGGCGCTGGTCATGTTCCAGACGGACGCGGACTTCTACCAGCAGTACGGGCCAGGCAGCGCGTGGCCGGCCGGGCAGGTGCTGCAGGCTGGGGAGCTGGTCTTCCGCCCTCGGGACGGGGCCGACGGCCCGCCCGCTCTGGCAGAGACGCCCCCCGCGGCCCCAGAGTGTCCACCGCCCGCTGAGTGA
- the ZBTB17 gene encoding zinc finger and BTB domain-containing protein 17 isoform X3 → MAAMDFPQHSQQVLEQLNQQRQLGLLCDCTFVVDGVDFKAHKAVLAACSEYFKMLFVDQKDVVHLDISNAAGLGQVLEFMYTAKLSLSSENVDDVLAVASFLQMQDIITACHALKSLAEPAASPGENTVASAVEGGDKRAKEEKAAATMLSELDPAGSNPPPGPGREPKEERGGQAESTASGAEQTEKADAPREPPPVEPKPDPTSSMAAAEAEGALSESSEQEMEVEPARKGEVREDEGAGAAEVKEEGPPLEKGEAPEESEESASTDSGQELGAEARGLRSGTYGDRTESKAYGSVIHKCEDCGKEFTHTGNFKRHIRIHTGEKPFSCRECSKAFSDPAACKAHEKTHSPLKPYGCEECGKSYRLISLLNLHKKRHSGEARYRCEDCGKLFTTSGNLKRHQLVHSGEKPYQCDYCGRSFSDPTSKMRHLETHDTDKEHKCPHCDKKFNQVGNLKAHLKIHIADGPLKCRECGKQFTTSGNLKRHLRIHSGEKPYVCIHCQRQFADPGALQRHVRIHTGEKPCQCVMCGKAFTQASSLIAHVRQHTGEKPYVCERCGKRFVQSSQLANHIRHHDNIRPHKCSVCSKAFVNVGDLSKHIIIHTGEKPYLCDKCGRGFNRVDNLRSHVKTVHQGKAGIKILEPEEGGEVSVVTVDDMVTLATEALAATAVTQLTVVPVGAAVTADETEVLKAEISKAVKQVQEEDPNTHILYACDSCGDKFLDANSLAQHVRIHTAQALVMFQTDADFYQQYGPGSAWPAGQLQDLSSPLRHGAQP, encoded by the exons CCATGGATTTTCCCCAGCACAGCCAGCAGGTCCTGGAGCAGCTGAACCAGCAGCGGCAGCTGGGACTTCTGTGCGACTGCACTTTCGTGGTGGACGGCGTTGACTTCAAGGCCCATAAAGCAGTTCTGGCAGCCTGCAGCGAGTACTTCAAGATGCTCTTCGTGGACCAGAAGGATGTGGTGCACCTGGACATCAGTAACGCGGCAG GCTTGGGGCAGGTGCTGGAGTTCATGTACACGGCCAAGCTGAGCCTGAGCTCTGAGAACGTGGACGACGTGCTGGCCGTAGCCAGCTTCCTGCAGATGCAGGACATCATCACGGCCTGCCATGCCCTCAAGTCACTCGCTGAGCCGGCCGCCAGCCCTGGGGAGAATACGGTGGCCTCGGCCGTGGAAG GAGGAGACAAGAGAGCCAAAGAGGAGAAGGCAGCTGCTACCATGCTGAGTGAGCTGGACCCAGCCGGCAGCAATCCGCCCCCAGGCCcgggcagggagcccaaagaggaGCGGGGTGGCCAGGCCGAGAGCACGGCCAGCG GCGCAGAGCAGACGGAGAAGGCCGATGCCCCTCGGGAGCCGCCCCCCGTGGAGCCCAAGCCAGACCCCACGAGCAGCATGGCTGCTGCTGAGGCCGAGGGCGCCTTGTCGGAGAGCTCAGAGCAAG AGATGGAGGTGGAGCCGGCCAGGAAAGGGGAAGTGCGAGAGGATGAGGGCGCAGGGGCCGCCGAGGTCAAGGAAGAGGGGCCGCCGCTGGAGAAGGGGGAGGCCCCTGAGGAGAGCGAGGAGTCGGCCAGCACCGACTCGGGCCAGGAGCTGGGCGCTGAGGCCCGGGGCCTGCGCTCGGGCACCTACGGCGACCGCACGGAGTCCAAGGCCTACGGCTCCGTCATCCACAAGTGCGAG GACTGCGGCAAAGAGTTCACGCACACGGGCAACTTCAAGCGGCACATCCGCATCCACACGGGCGAGAAGCCCTTCTCGTGCCGGGAGTGCAGCAAGGCCTTCTCGGACCCGGCCGCGTGCAAGGCCCACGAGAAGACCCACAG CCCGCTGAAGCCGTACGGCTGCGAGGAGTGCGGCAAGAGCTACCGGCTCATCAGCCTGCTGAACCTGCACAAGAAGCGGCACTCGGGCGAGGCGCGCTACCGCTGCGAGGACTGCGGCAAGCTCTTCACCACGTCGGGCAACCTGAAGCGCCACCAGCTGGTGCACAGCGGCGAGAAGCCCTACCAGTGCGACTACTGTGGCCGCTCCTTCTCCGACCCCACGTCCAAGATGCGCCACCTGGAGACCCACGACACTGACAAGGAGCACAAGTGCCCTCACTGCGACAAGAAGTTCAACCAG GTGGGGAATCTGAAGGCCCATCTGAAGATCCACATCGCCGACGGGCCCCTCAAGTGCCGAGAGTGTGGGAAGCAGTTCACCACCTCAG GGAACCTCAAGCGGCACCTTCGGATCCACAGCGGGGAGAAGCCCTATGTGTGCATCCACTGCCAGCGGCAGTTTGCAGACCCCGGTGCCCTGCAGCGGCACGTCCGCATCCACACAG GCGAGAAGCCGTGCCAGTGTGTGATGTGCGGCAAGGCCTTTACCCAGGCCAGCTCCCTCATCGCGCATGTGCGCCAGCACACAGGGGAGAAGCCCTACGTCTGCGAGCGCTGCGGCAAGAG GTTCGTCCAGTCCAGCCAGTTGGCCAATCACATTCGTCACCATGACAACATTCGCCCTCACAAGTGCAGCGTGTGCAGCAAGGCCTTCGTGAATGTGGGGGACCTGTCCAAGCACATCATCATCCACACTG GAGAGAAGCCTTACCTGTGTGACAAGTGTGGCCGTGGCTTCAACCGGGTGGACAACCTGCGTTCCCATGTGAAGACCGTGCACCAGGGCAAGGCGGGCATCAAAATACTGGAGCCCGAGGAGGGTGGCGAGGTCAGCGTGGTCACTGTTGATGACATGGTCACGCTGGCGACCGAGGCACTGGCGGCAACAGCCGTCACTCAGCTCACAG TGGTCCCGGTGGGCGCCGCGGTAACCGCCGATGAGACGGAAGTACTCAAGGCTGAGATCAGCAAAGCAGTGAAGCAAGTAcaggaggaag ACCCCAACACCCACATCCTCTATGCCTGTGACTCCTGTGGGGACAAGTTCCTGGACGCCAACAGCCTTGCCCAGCACGTGCGGATCCACACGGCGCAGGCGCTGGTCATGTTCCAGACGGACGCGGACTTCTACCAGCAGTACGGGCCAGGCAGCGCGTGGCCGGCCGGGCAG CTTCAGGACCTGAGCTCCCCTCTCCGCCACGGAGCACAGCCGTGA
- the ZBTB17 gene encoding zinc finger and BTB domain-containing protein 17 isoform X2: MDFPQHSQQVLEQLNQQRQLGLLCDCTFVVDGVDFKAHKAVLAACSEYFKMLFVDQKDVVHLDISNAAGLGQVLEFMYTAKLSLSSENVDDVLAVASFLQMQDIITACHALKSLAEPAASPGENTVASAVEGGDKRAKEEKAAATMLSELDPAGSNPPPGPGREPKEERGGQAESTASGAEQTEKADAPREPPPVEPKPDPTSSMAAAEAEGALSESSEQEMEVEPARKGEVREDEGAGAAEVKEEGPPLEKGEAPEESEESASTDSGQELGAEARGLRSGTYGDRTESKAYGSVIHKCEDCGKEFTHTGNFKRHIRIHTGEKPFSCRECSKAFSDPAACKAHEKTHSPLKPYGCEECGKSYRLISLLNLHKKRHSGEARYRCEDCGKLFTTSGNLKRHQLVHSGEKPYQCDYCGRSFSDPTSKMRHLETHDTDKEHKCPHCDKKFNQVGNLKAHLKIHIADGPLKCRECGKQFTTSGNLKRHLRIHSGEKPYVCIHCQRQFADPGALQRHVRIHTGEKPCQCVMCGKAFTQASSLIAHVRQHTGEKPYVCERCGKRFVQSSQLANHIRHHDNIRPHKCSVCSKAFVNVGDLSKHIIIHTGEKPYLCDKCGRGFNRVDNLRSHVKTVHQGKAGIKILEPEEGGEVSVVTVDDMVTLATEALAATAVTQLTVVPVGAAVTADETEVLKAEISKAVKQVQEEDPNTHILYACDSCGDKFLDANSLAQHVRIHTAQALVMFQTDADFYQQYGPGSAWPAGQVLQAGELVFRPRDGADGPPALAETPPAAPECPPPAE; the protein is encoded by the exons ATGGATTTTCCCCAGCACAGCCAGCAGGTCCTGGAGCAGCTGAACCAGCAGCGGCAGCTGGGACTTCTGTGCGACTGCACTTTCGTGGTGGACGGCGTTGACTTCAAGGCCCATAAAGCAGTTCTGGCAGCCTGCAGCGAGTACTTCAAGATGCTCTTCGTGGACCAGAAGGATGTGGTGCACCTGGACATCAGTAACGCGGCAG GCTTGGGGCAGGTGCTGGAGTTCATGTACACGGCCAAGCTGAGCCTGAGCTCTGAGAACGTGGACGACGTGCTGGCCGTAGCCAGCTTCCTGCAGATGCAGGACATCATCACGGCCTGCCATGCCCTCAAGTCACTCGCTGAGCCGGCCGCCAGCCCTGGGGAGAATACGGTGGCCTCGGCCGTGGAAG GAGGAGACAAGAGAGCCAAAGAGGAGAAGGCAGCTGCTACCATGCTGAGTGAGCTGGACCCAGCCGGCAGCAATCCGCCCCCAGGCCcgggcagggagcccaaagaggaGCGGGGTGGCCAGGCCGAGAGCACGGCCAGCG GCGCAGAGCAGACGGAGAAGGCCGATGCCCCTCGGGAGCCGCCCCCCGTGGAGCCCAAGCCAGACCCCACGAGCAGCATGGCTGCTGCTGAGGCCGAGGGCGCCTTGTCGGAGAGCTCAGAGCAAG AGATGGAGGTGGAGCCGGCCAGGAAAGGGGAAGTGCGAGAGGATGAGGGCGCAGGGGCCGCCGAGGTCAAGGAAGAGGGGCCGCCGCTGGAGAAGGGGGAGGCCCCTGAGGAGAGCGAGGAGTCGGCCAGCACCGACTCGGGCCAGGAGCTGGGCGCTGAGGCCCGGGGCCTGCGCTCGGGCACCTACGGCGACCGCACGGAGTCCAAGGCCTACGGCTCCGTCATCCACAAGTGCGAG GACTGCGGCAAAGAGTTCACGCACACGGGCAACTTCAAGCGGCACATCCGCATCCACACGGGCGAGAAGCCCTTCTCGTGCCGGGAGTGCAGCAAGGCCTTCTCGGACCCGGCCGCGTGCAAGGCCCACGAGAAGACCCACAG CCCGCTGAAGCCGTACGGCTGCGAGGAGTGCGGCAAGAGCTACCGGCTCATCAGCCTGCTGAACCTGCACAAGAAGCGGCACTCGGGCGAGGCGCGCTACCGCTGCGAGGACTGCGGCAAGCTCTTCACCACGTCGGGCAACCTGAAGCGCCACCAGCTGGTGCACAGCGGCGAGAAGCCCTACCAGTGCGACTACTGTGGCCGCTCCTTCTCCGACCCCACGTCCAAGATGCGCCACCTGGAGACCCACGACACTGACAAGGAGCACAAGTGCCCTCACTGCGACAAGAAGTTCAACCAG GTGGGGAATCTGAAGGCCCATCTGAAGATCCACATCGCCGACGGGCCCCTCAAGTGCCGAGAGTGTGGGAAGCAGTTCACCACCTCAG GGAACCTCAAGCGGCACCTTCGGATCCACAGCGGGGAGAAGCCCTATGTGTGCATCCACTGCCAGCGGCAGTTTGCAGACCCCGGTGCCCTGCAGCGGCACGTCCGCATCCACACAG GCGAGAAGCCGTGCCAGTGTGTGATGTGCGGCAAGGCCTTTACCCAGGCCAGCTCCCTCATCGCGCATGTGCGCCAGCACACAGGGGAGAAGCCCTACGTCTGCGAGCGCTGCGGCAAGAG GTTCGTCCAGTCCAGCCAGTTGGCCAATCACATTCGTCACCATGACAACATTCGCCCTCACAAGTGCAGCGTGTGCAGCAAGGCCTTCGTGAATGTGGGGGACCTGTCCAAGCACATCATCATCCACACTG GAGAGAAGCCTTACCTGTGTGACAAGTGTGGCCGTGGCTTCAACCGGGTGGACAACCTGCGTTCCCATGTGAAGACCGTGCACCAGGGCAAGGCGGGCATCAAAATACTGGAGCCCGAGGAGGGTGGCGAGGTCAGCGTGGTCACTGTTGATGACATGGTCACGCTGGCGACCGAGGCACTGGCGGCAACAGCCGTCACTCAGCTCACAG TGGTCCCGGTGGGCGCCGCGGTAACCGCCGATGAGACGGAAGTACTCAAGGCTGAGATCAGCAAAGCAGTGAAGCAAGTAcaggaggaag ACCCCAACACCCACATCCTCTATGCCTGTGACTCCTGTGGGGACAAGTTCCTGGACGCCAACAGCCTTGCCCAGCACGTGCGGATCCACACGGCGCAGGCGCTGGTCATGTTCCAGACGGACGCGGACTTCTACCAGCAGTACGGGCCAGGCAGCGCGTGGCCGGCCGGGCAGGTGCTGCAGGCTGGGGAGCTGGTCTTCCGCCCTCGGGACGGGGCCGACGGCCCGCCCGCTCTGGCAGAGACGCCCCCCGCGGCCCCAGAGTGTCCACCGCCCGCTGAGTGA